From Flavobacterium arcticum, the proteins below share one genomic window:
- the purL gene encoding phosphoribosylformylglycinamidine synthase produces the protein MIHFFGNQTNTVFAVQSQNEISAEDTAKLNWLFGNAHKIEKSVLTDFFVGPRAAMITPWSTNAVEITQNMCIAGIIRIEEFIKTTNDTTDFDPMLSQKYNGLDQEIFTVNAKPEAILEITDIAAYNEKEGLALNIEEVEYLNNLAKKLGRNLTDSEVFGFSQVNSEHCRHKIFNGTFVIDGEEKPSSLFKMIRKTSSENPNDIVSAYKDNVAFVKGPRVEQFAPKTADKPDYYNVTEFDSVISIKAETHNFPTTVEPFNGAATGAGGEIRDRLAGGQGSLPLAGTAVYMTSYSRLEENRPWENGMQERKWLYQTPMDILIKASNGASDFGNKFGQPLIAGSVLTFEHTEDARKLGFDKVIMLAGGIGYGKLEQAAKKKPETGDKVVILGGENYRIGMGGAAVSSADTGEFSSGIELNAIQRSNPEMQKRAANAVRGMVESEHNTIVSIHDHGAGGHLNCLSELVEETGGKIDLDKLPVGDPTLSAKEIIGNESQERMGLVIGEKDIDTLQRIADRERSPMYTVGNVTGDHRFTFESATTGAKPMDFALEDMFGSSPKTIMTDKTVATNYSTPEYNQNKIHEYLDQVLQLEAVACKDWLTNKVDRCVGGKVAKQQCAGPLQLPLNNCGVMALDYAGKEGIATSIGHSPISALIDPVAGSRTAIAESLSNIVFAPLKDGLKSVSLSANWMWACKNEGEDARLYEAVQSCSDFAIELGINIPTGKDSLSMKQKYADGDVIAPGTVIISAAGNCNDITKVVEPVLKKNGGNIYYINLSNDSFKLGGSSFAQVLNKVGNEVPTITDSTKFKTTFNTLQQLIKEGKIAAGHDIGSGGLITTLLEMSFAEVNLGAEYDLSALNEVDTVKALFAENIAIVIQADASIEAAFEANDVNFTKIGEPKEGTTVTIKNGATNLSFDVTETRDTWFKTSYLLDKKQSGAEKAKERYDNYKNQPLHYKFPEHFDGKKAALDSTKPRPKAAIIREKGSNSEREMANAMYLAGFDVKDVHMTDLISGRETLEDIQFIGAVGGFSNSDVLGSAKGWAGAFMYNDRANEALQNFFKREDTLSVGICNGCQLFVELGLINPDHEAKPRMLHNDSHKHESNFTSVTVQENNSIMLNTLAGSTLGVWISHGEGKFSLPYEENKYNVVAKYAYSGYPANPNGSSYDVAMMSSNDGRHLVMMPHIERSMFQWNWAYYPEGRNDAVSPWHEAFVNARKWIENK, from the coding sequence ATGATTCATTTCTTCGGAAACCAGACCAATACTGTTTTTGCGGTACAATCGCAAAACGAAATTTCGGCAGAAGATACTGCAAAATTAAACTGGCTTTTTGGAAACGCACATAAAATTGAGAAATCCGTACTAACGGATTTTTTTGTTGGACCTCGTGCTGCCATGATAACGCCTTGGAGTACCAATGCCGTAGAGATTACACAAAATATGTGTATTGCAGGTATTATTCGTATTGAAGAGTTTATTAAAACAACTAACGACACTACAGATTTTGACCCGATGCTTTCGCAAAAATATAACGGACTGGATCAGGAGATTTTTACCGTTAATGCAAAACCCGAAGCAATACTAGAGATTACAGATATTGCTGCGTATAATGAAAAAGAAGGTTTGGCACTAAATATTGAAGAGGTAGAATATCTTAATAATCTTGCTAAGAAATTAGGTAGAAATTTAACCGACTCAGAGGTATTTGGTTTCTCTCAGGTAAATTCAGAACACTGTCGTCATAAAATATTCAACGGTACATTTGTAATCGATGGTGAGGAGAAACCATCTTCATTATTTAAAATGATCCGTAAAACATCGTCAGAAAACCCTAATGATATTGTTTCGGCATATAAAGATAATGTAGCCTTTGTAAAAGGACCACGGGTGGAGCAATTTGCTCCTAAAACAGCAGACAAGCCTGACTATTATAATGTTACTGAATTTGATTCGGTTATCTCTATAAAAGCAGAAACGCATAACTTCCCTACTACAGTAGAGCCTTTTAACGGTGCTGCGACAGGTGCAGGTGGCGAAATTAGAGATAGGCTTGCAGGTGGTCAAGGTTCTTTACCATTAGCAGGCACAGCGGTATACATGACATCATACTCGCGTTTAGAAGAAAATCGACCTTGGGAAAACGGTATGCAAGAGCGCAAATGGTTGTACCAAACCCCAATGGATATCTTGATAAAAGCATCTAACGGAGCGTCGGACTTTGGTAATAAATTTGGACAACCCCTTATTGCTGGTTCTGTACTAACTTTTGAGCATACAGAAGATGCTCGCAAACTTGGGTTTGATAAAGTAATAATGCTTGCAGGAGGTATTGGGTATGGTAAACTAGAACAAGCTGCCAAAAAGAAACCTGAAACAGGCGATAAAGTAGTAATACTGGGTGGCGAAAACTACCGAATTGGTATGGGTGGTGCTGCCGTTTCGAGTGCCGATACAGGAGAATTTAGTAGTGGTATAGAGCTTAATGCTATACAGCGTAGTAACCCAGAGATGCAAAAACGTGCTGCCAATGCCGTGCGTGGTATGGTAGAAAGTGAACACAACACTATCGTTTCTATACACGACCATGGTGCGGGCGGACACCTCAATTGTCTTAGCGAACTAGTAGAAGAAACTGGTGGCAAAATAGATTTAGACAAATTGCCAGTGGGTGACCCTACCCTATCGGCTAAAGAAATAATAGGTAACGAGAGCCAAGAACGTATGGGACTTGTTATCGGTGAGAAAGATATTGACACTTTACAACGTATTGCCGACCGTGAGCGTTCGCCAATGTATACTGTAGGTAATGTAACAGGTGACCATCGTTTTACGTTTGAGTCAGCTACTACAGGAGCAAAACCAATGGATTTTGCGCTAGAAGATATGTTTGGCTCATCGCCAAAAACAATAATGACAGATAAAACTGTTGCTACTAATTATAGTACACCAGAATACAATCAAAATAAAATACACGAATACCTAGACCAAGTACTACAACTAGAAGCTGTAGCCTGTAAAGACTGGCTTACTAATAAAGTAGACCGATGTGTGGGTGGTAAAGTTGCCAAACAACAATGTGCAGGACCACTGCAGTTACCATTAAACAACTGTGGTGTTATGGCGCTAGATTATGCTGGTAAAGAAGGTATTGCTACTTCTATAGGGCACTCCCCTATTTCGGCATTAATAGACCCTGTTGCAGGTAGCCGTACCGCTATTGCAGAGTCTTTAAGTAATATTGTTTTCGCTCCGCTTAAAGACGGACTAAAAAGTGTATCGCTTTCGGCTAACTGGATGTGGGCGTGTAAAAATGAAGGTGAAGATGCTCGTTTATATGAAGCAGTACAAAGCTGTAGTGATTTTGCTATTGAGTTAGGGATAAATATCCCTACGGGTAAAGATTCACTTAGTATGAAGCAAAAATATGCTGATGGCGATGTTATCGCTCCAGGTACGGTAATTATATCGGCGGCAGGTAACTGTAACGATATTACTAAGGTAGTTGAGCCTGTATTGAAAAAAAATGGTGGTAATATATACTACATCAACCTAAGTAATGACAGTTTTAAACTGGGTGGTTCATCTTTTGCTCAGGTGTTAAATAAGGTAGGAAACGAAGTACCTACTATTACTGATTCAACGAAGTTTAAAACTACTTTTAATACCCTGCAACAATTAATTAAGGAAGGTAAAATTGCAGCAGGACACGATATAGGTAGTGGTGGTTTAATAACTACATTACTCGAAATGAGTTTTGCAGAAGTGAACTTGGGTGCTGAATATGATTTATCTGCGCTTAATGAAGTAGATACTGTAAAAGCACTATTTGCAGAAAACATAGCGATAGTGATACAAGCTGATGCTTCTATTGAAGCAGCATTTGAAGCTAATGATGTTAACTTTACTAAAATAGGCGAGCCAAAAGAAGGTACTACGGTTACTATTAAAAATGGTGCAACCAACCTTTCTTTTGATGTTACTGAAACTCGTGATACTTGGTTTAAAACTTCGTACCTTTTAGATAAAAAACAAAGCGGAGCAGAGAAAGCCAAAGAACGCTATGACAACTATAAAAACCAACCGCTACACTATAAATTCCCTGAGCATTTTGATGGGAAGAAAGCAGCTCTAGACAGCACTAAACCAAGACCAAAAGCAGCTATTATCCGCGAGAAAGGAAGTAACTCTGAGCGTGAGATGGCAAATGCTATGTACTTGGCAGGATTTGACGTTAAAGACGTTCACATGACCGACCTTATTAGTGGTCGTGAAACATTAGAGGATATCCAGTTTATTGGTGCTGTGGGAGGTTTCTCTAACAGTGATGTATTAGGTTCGGCTAAAGGTTGGGCTGGTGCATTTATGTATAACGATAGAGCAAACGAAGCATTACAAAACTTCTTTAAGCGTGAAGACACATTATCGGTAGGTATTTGTAATGGTTGTCAGTTATTTGTTGAGCTTGGCTTAATAAACCCTGACCATGAAGCAAAACCACGTATGCTGCATAACGATAGCCACAAACATGAAAGTAACTTTACATCGGTTACCGTGCAGGAAAATAACTCGATAATGCTTAACACGCTTGCCGGCAGTACGCTTGGGGTATGGATAAGTCATGGCGAGGGTAAATTTAGCCTACCTTATGAGGAAAACAAATATAACGTAGTTGCTAAGTATGCCTATAGCGGTTACCCTGCTAACCCTAACGGATCGTCATACGATGTTGCTATGATGAGTAGTAATGATGGTCGTCATTTGGTAATGATGCCGCACATTGAGCGCTCTATGTTCCAGTGGAACTGGGCATACTACCCTGAAGGCAGAAACGATGCCGTTTCACCTTGGCATGAAGCTTTTGTTAATGCACGTAAGTGGATTGAAAATAAATAG
- a CDS encoding PhnA domain-containing protein, which produces MKLEDLLKERSGNVCELSGEAENLVIYDVPPTKNGADTAILITEKLQSQIEKKEELDSRLWERFLPTAMWSEVPAVQVVSWRMLNRFRNESWAADALEMMYLDEDNLAWAEATGDHLGDGSVELHKDSNGNILQNGDTVTLTKDLDVKGSTINAKMGTAVRNIRLVHDNVEQIEGKIDGQMIVVLTKFVKRQ; this is translated from the coding sequence ATGAAATTAGAAGACCTACTCAAAGAACGAAGCGGAAATGTATGTGAATTAAGCGGAGAAGCAGAAAACTTGGTTATTTATGATGTACCACCCACTAAAAATGGTGCAGATACCGCCATTTTAATTACAGAAAAATTGCAGAGTCAAATTGAGAAAAAAGAAGAACTAGACAGTCGCCTATGGGAGCGTTTTTTGCCTACTGCTATGTGGAGCGAAGTACCTGCGGTACAAGTAGTATCTTGGCGTATGCTTAACCGTTTTAGAAACGAAAGTTGGGCTGCCGATGCATTAGAAATGATGTATTTGGACGAAGATAATTTAGCATGGGCAGAAGCTACAGGCGATCATTTAGGAGACGGCTCTGTAGAGCTACATAAAGATAGTAACGGTAATATTTTGCAAAATGGCGACACTGTAACACTAACTAAAGATTTAGATGTAAAAGGTTCTACCATAAATGCAAAAATGGGTACGGCAGTGCGTAACATACGCTTAGTACATGATAACGTAGAACAGATAGAAGGTAAAATTGACGGACAAATGATAGTGGTACTTACCAAATTTGTAAAACGACAGTAA
- a CDS encoding DUF1579 domain-containing protein: MKKIYVSLAVIAIAFASCKKEEKVEPEAAETMSDTIVHEEIAPEQPMDSTAMAQAWEKYMTPSEPHKMMADEVGKWDCEMTFWMAPDAPPETYKSIANIKMIMGGRYQESMYSGEMMGMPFEGRATVAYDNAANEYTSTWIDNMGTGLMVMKGKMKEGSNSMTLKGETIDPMTGKTCNMREVYTIVDENTRKMEMYDNKMGEGHKNMEIVMRRKM; encoded by the coding sequence ATGAAAAAAATTTACGTTAGTCTTGCTGTAATAGCAATAGCTTTTGCATCATGCAAAAAAGAAGAAAAAGTGGAACCAGAAGCAGCAGAAACCATGAGCGATACTATTGTTCATGAGGAAATAGCTCCTGAACAACCTATGGACTCTACAGCAATGGCACAAGCTTGGGAAAAATATATGACTCCAAGCGAACCTCACAAAATGATGGCTGATGAAGTTGGGAAATGGGATTGCGAAATGACCTTTTGGATGGCTCCTGATGCACCACCAGAAACATATAAATCTATAGCTAATATAAAAATGATTATGGGAGGTCGTTATCAAGAAAGTATGTACTCAGGCGAAATGATGGGTATGCCTTTTGAAGGTAGAGCTACTGTAGCCTATGATAATGCTGCCAATGAATACACCTCTACTTGGATAGACAATATGGGCACAGGACTTATGGTTATGAAAGGTAAAATGAAAGAAGGTTCTAACTCTATGACACTTAAAGGTGAAACTATTGACCCTATGACGGGAAAAACTTGTAACATGCGTGAAGTATATACTATAGTTGACGAAAACACTCGCAAAATGGAAATGTATGATAACAAAATGGGCGAGGGACACAAAAACATGGAAATAGTAATGAGAAGAAAAATGTAA